AACCAATCAAATAGTAGACCTTGGTTCGGGTAGCGGAGGTGGACTTATTTGGTTGAACTCTCAATTGAAAAAAGACATACCTGACCTGAAAATAATTCTGACTGACTTTTATCCAAACATTCCTGCTTTTAAATTGACCAAAACGAAATCTGATAACTTTGAATATTTGGAAAAGTCCGTTGATGCAAGAAGTGTTCCTAATGAATTGAAAGGCTTGAGAACTCAATTTTTATCATTGCACCATTTCAAGCCGAAAGACGCTAAATTAATTCTACAAAACGCCGTTGACACCGATAGTTCAATTGCAATATTTGAGGGACAAGAAAGAAGTTTACCAAGTATTTTGGCTATGTTGTTTTCACCAATATCAGTTCTACTAACAACACCTTTTATAAGACCTTTTAAGATTGGGCGAATTGTTTTCACATATCTTATTCCTATTGTACCATTGTTTGTTCTTTGGGACGGAGTTGTTTCTTCGTTACGAACTTATTCAGTTAAGGAAATGAATAAACTTGTTGAAAATTTGAACGGAACAGAAACCTATGATTGGGAAATTAATAAAGTAAAATCAGGACCAAGTGCTATACTCTATTTGCTTGGCACTAAAAAATAATAAAAATACGTACTACAACAATGGCTATAATTCATTATGGTTTTGTGCCACACCAAAATAAAAGTATAAATCAAATGGCTGGATTTCGGCGGAATAATCCTGCGGATGATTCCACAACGAAACCATAACCAAGACCTTTGGCAATAATTAGAGGTTGAAACAACAAAAACATGAAATCTGAAATAGATAAATTGGACACGAATCTAAAGGAGAAAAGACCTGAATATTATAGTAAGCTTCAAAAACCTCTATCTAAAGAAGAAATATTTGCCTTAGAAGTGAAGTATAATAAAATCATTCCATCTGATTTAAAGGAGTTTTATTTATGGAAAAATGGACAAAGTCAAGATAGTTATGAAGCATTTGTAAATAATTCCATGTTTGAACCTCTGGAATTTGTATTATCAGGAAATCAGGAATTTACTGAAATGATAGGATATGATTTTGAAATAGAAAATTGGTGGAACGAAAATTGGCTACCTATTTTTTCTAATGGAGGTGGCAGTTATATCTGTTATGACTTGAAAGGAGTTTTTACTGGACAAAAAGGGCAATTGGTCGAGTATTGGAAAGGGGATAATGATAGACCTGTAATCACACCAAGTCTTGCTGACTTTCTGAACAGTTTAAATCAGTACTATGAGAAAACATCAGAAAACGATTTTGATGAATACTTCGATATTAGCGAAAGTATTACTCAATGGAAAAAAGAGTTTATAGTGGACAAACCAATTGAAAAATAACTATTGCCAACATGGTGTATGAATAATAGCGGTTGAAGTGTTAAAACGAAAGTATAGACATAAAACAAAGGTTAGTGCAAAATCGAAAGGTTGGTGAATAGAAATCCGCTACTACTCATACATTAGACCGTTGTGCCCAAATAGAATGAAAAAGATAATCTATACAATTTTGATTTTAGGCATCATTGGTTCAGTAATAGTCACATCACTCTATTTTGGCTATCTAAGATTTAATTATCCTAGTGAAAGTGAATATCCGATTAATGGAATTGATGTCTCTCATCATCAAAATGAAATAGATTGGAAGCTCGTTAAGGAACAAAAAATACGATTTGTATTTATAAAAGCAACTGAAGGAGGAGACTTTATCGATAAACGTTTTAATCAAAATTGGAAAGAGGCAAAAGAAAACGGTATTGATGTAGGGGCATATCATTTTTTTACTTTCTGTAGAGCCCCACAAGAACAAGCAAAAAATTTCATAAATGTTGTTCCGAAAATCGATAATTCATTACCACCTGTAATCGATTTAGAATTTGGTGGAAATTGCAGATTAAGGAAAAGTAGAGACTCTTTAATAAAAGACATTAAAATATTTGAAGAAATAATTTACACCCATTATCAAAAAAAGCCCATACTATACATTACTCAAGATTTCTACAATGCATTTCTACTTAATGAATTCAAAGATAATCCAATTTGGGCGAGAGATATTTATAAAAAACCCGAACTAAAAGATAAAAGAGAATGGATGTTTTGGCAATACGGAAATCGTGGACATCTAAAAGGAATAGATATGTATGTTGATCTAAATGTCTTTAATGGAAATAAAGAAGCATATAAAAAACTAAAAACTGGGCACAACACGGTGTATAAGTAATAGCGGTTTAAGTGATGAATCGAAAATATAATCTGAAAACAAAGGTCAGTATAAAACCGAAAAGTTTGTGAGTAGAAATCCACTACTACTCATACACTGGACCTTTGGCCACAAGCAAAACAAACAGAAATGGATATACAAACGGATTGGAAAATAATAAGAAGGCATTTTAATAAAAGTTTTAGTTCTAACTTCTATATTTCAATCGCTTCAGTTGATTCGGAAAATAATCCGACAGTCACACCGATCGGTTCTTTATTTCTAAATGACAATCAAACTGGATTCTATTTTGAAAAATTTCCATCAAAATTGCCTGAACACGCTAAAAATAACCCTAAAGTTTGTTTACTTGGAGTGAATAGTGGGAGAATATTTTGGATAAAGGCATTGTTCAAAGAGAAGTTTGCTGACTTTCCAGCAATGAAACTTTATGGAGAACTTAGAGAAAGAAGAAAAGCAACCAAAAGAGAAATTAAACGACTGAATCGGAGAATGAAAGCAACAAACGGACTGAAAGGCAACACGTATTTATGGAAAAAAATGGAGTTTGTCCGAGAAATAGTATTCACTAAAGCTGAAAAAATTAACCTCGGAAAAATGACGGCTGAGTTATAAGCGATAAAATCCAGTGGCTAACAATGTATAAAAAAATAGCGGTTTAATCGCTAAAACGAAAGTAAGTGAATATAGAAAAGTTAATGTTTAACTGAAAAGTTAGTGTGTAAAAATCCGCTACTATTCTTATACTAGACCGTTGGCAAACGTTAAATTGAAGAATGAATAAATTAACCATTTTATTACTGATTGTTTTGACCTCTTGTGCTACAATAACTAAGGTCAACTCTTTAGCTGATAGTAAAATGAATGAACTGCTCGGAAAAAAGATAGAAATTTTAGGAACAGCTGTCAATACGAAATTAGGAGCAATGCTAGTTACAGAAGATGGTTCTATATGGATCAACGGAAAGCAAGAGTGGCCTAGAGGTTATTATTATGGTGATGACAACGGGAAGAAACTAAAAGTTACTGGGACTGTTATCAAAAAATATGACTTACCGGTTGTTATACAAAAAGAAGGTGAATTGCCTAAATCAGGAATACCTGTCCCAGAAGGAACAGATATAAAAGAAGCAAGTCGTAGATACCTTCTCAAAAATGCAAAATGGAAAATTACAGTAGATTAAAACGATTTGCTAACACTGTGTAAAAATGCATTAAAGCGCATTTTACATTAATCGTTGTGCTTAATTTGGCGTAATATTTGTTGAATAAATAGAATGACAAAAACAATTTCATTTGTTCTATTTTTTTTTAACTTTTTATGCTGCAATTGGACAAAATAATTCAATAAAGCAGTCGGATTTAATTGGATGCTGGAAATACTATCCTGAAGAAAGTAAGTTTTTTACTGATATGATTGTTTACAGGCCTTGTGACAATAAATCTTTTCCTAACAAGTGGACAATGAGAGCTAGGTTCAAAATGAATTTAGTTAGAGAATACAAAATCATACGATTAGAAAAAGGACTACTTGGAGTTAAGACTAATTGAAATAAAAAAACTACGTACAACAACGTCTATAATTAAGCTTTCCCTTCTACCCTACTTGAAAATTCATAACTTTAAATAACAGCTGGATTCCGAACTTGGAAAATCCCAATGGATTTGCCAAGCCAAAATCATAGCCCAACCATTGGCAATAATTTAACTCAAAATCATAGATTGATAGTATGAAAACATTTTTAACTGTATTTTTTTGTTTCCTAGTCTTTACAGGATGTAAAAAAACTAAAGAAATAGAGGAGAAAAAGCAATCTAATCCCAAGGTCTCAATTTTAGGTGTATTTCATTTTGCAGGAACGTCAGATTTCTCTTCGGTGGAATTTGAAAGCCTTGAGTCCGAAAAGAGACAACAAGAAATCAAAGAGATTGTAAAAAAACTTAAAGAATTTAGACCGACTAAAGTTATGCTTGAATTTCCAGCCTCTGATTCCCAATATTTGGATAGTTTATATACAGAAACCTTAAACGGGAATCACGATTATACCATTAACGAAATAGAGCAATTAGGCTTTAGATTAGCAAAAGAACTGAATCATAGCAAGGTTTATTCCATAGACCATAGACTTGATTTGCCGTTTGAAAAACTTATAGAGTTTGCGGAAAAAAATGATAACGAAAGACTTGAGAAAATGATTGCTTCCGTAGAAAAACAGGATAAAAAAGAATCGGACTTCTTAGAAAGAAACTCAATACTAGATTACCTTATCTATCGTAACTCAAATGAAGAAGATATTAGAAACAAGGACCAGTACTTGAATAAGACAGCGAAATTTGTTAACGATTCAAGCTATATTGGAGCTAAGTTTGTATCGAAATGGTGGGAGCGAAATATTTACATGATGACTAATATAGACAAGTGGATTACCTCGAATGACAGGGTTTTGGTCATAGTGGGGGCCGCCCACAGGGCAGTACTAAAAGATTTTTATGAAGACAGAACAGACGTTGAGTATGTGGAAATAACGAATTTTTTAAAAAATAAAACTACTATCAACAATGACTATAAGTAATTGTTTTTTCTCGCCCACTTCTGAAAACCCTTGCGGATTTTCAGTTTGGTGTGTACTTGCAAAGTTAAGTACCAAACCACGCAACTATTAATAGCCGAGACCATTGTGAGTAACTTTAAAAAAATCACCTAACCATTAATGAGTAAAATACTTAGAGAACATATAGAGAAAATCATCTCATTGACAGATGAAGAGTTTGAGTTTGTTCTATCTCATTTTAGTCTGAAAAGATTTTTGAAACACCAATTCCTTATACAAGAAGGAGATTCTGTAAATAATGACTTTTTTATACTAAATGGACTTTTAAAAGCTTCACATAGAAATGAAGAAAACAAAGAACATATTTTACAATTCGCAACAGAAAAATCCTGGATAACTGACCCTCAAGCATATAACAATCAAACAATAGCGACATTAAACATTCAATGTCTAGAGGACGGAAATAGTTTATTTATTACATTGGAAAACAGAGAAAAATTGTGTAATAGTTTGCATAAAATGGAATCCTTCTTTAGAAAAAAAGCGACAAAAGAACACATCTTATTACAAAGAAGAATTTTATGCTTGATAAGTAATAATGCAAAAAACCGTTACGAAGATTTACTCAAACAATATCCATCTCTAATTCAACGAGTCCCAAAGACAATGATTGCTTCATATCTTGGAGTTTCAAGAGAAACCCTAAGTAGGCTAGTGTGACTTTTATCACAATTTATCTGTGAGGTTTATCTTTTAACGCTTCCTTTTTTTCTTCCAAATTTGTTGTATTAAATACTATAACTAATGGAATACCGAAATTTAGGAAAATCAGGATTAAAAGTACCATTATTAAGCTTAGGCACAGGAACATTTGGAGGTACAAACGAATTCTTTCAACGCTGGGGTCAGACAGATGTAAAAGAAGCATCAAGGTTAATAGACATATGTATAGAGAGAGGAGTCAATTTTTTTGATACAGCTAATGTTTATTCTCAAGGAGCATCCGAAGAAATTTTAGGAAAAGCCATTAAAGGAAAAAGAGAAAAAACAATTATTTCAACCAAAGGCTCGTTTGAAATGGGAAGTGGAATAAATGACAAAGGTTCTTCCCGTTCCCACATAATTCAAGCTTGTGAAGACAGTTTAAAACGTTTAAATACAGATTATGTAGACATTTACTTCATACACGGTTTTGATGTAAACACGCCTATAGAAGAAACACTAAGAACATTAAACACTTTAGTTTCAAGTGGAAAAGTAAGATATATAGGGTGTTCAAATTTTGCTTCTTGGCAATTAATGAAATCATTATCTATTTCAGAACGACATAACTTAGAAAAATATGTTATCTATCAAGGTTATTATTCACTTATTGGTCGTGATTATGAACAAGAATTAATGCCCCTTATAAAAGACCAAGAAATGGGGTTAATGGTTTGGAGCCCTTTAGGTTGGGGAAGATTGACTGGTAAAATTAGAAGAAATCAACCCATTTCAGAAGGAAGAATAAAATCTGGAGGAGATATTGGCTCACCTCCTGTTGAAAATGAATTTTTATATAATGTAGTAGATGTACTAGACAGCATTTCAAATGAAACAGGAAAAAGTATTCCGCAAATTGCTATCAATTGGTTAGCTCAAAACAAAACGGTTTCAAATATTGTAATTGGAGCTAGAAACGAAAAACAACTTATGGATAATTTAAATTCGGTTGAATGGAAATTATCTGTACAACAAATGAATGATTTAAATACAGTTTCAAAACAAGCTCTTATTTATCCTCATTGGGTTGGAGAAAGATAAAAAAAGCGACAAACAACAACGTATAAAAATAATAAGGGGTTAAGTGTTAAACCAAAACATAGTGCTTTTTAATATATTTAGCTAAGTGCTAAATCGAAAAGAAAGTGCATTTTACCCCCATACTATTCTTATACAAACACGTTAGGAACAAGTTGAAGCAAATTAATTTACCGAACGTTTGGTAATTAAATGTTTCTACCTATATTTGCACTATGAGGCCACAAAAAGTATTAGATATTGAAATCTTAAAAGGGTTGACTAAAGTTTTTCGTTCTAAAGGATATGAAGGGGCAAGCTTAAAAGAATTATCTGAAGCAACAGGTCTAAAAAAAGCTAGTCTGTATCACAGATTCCCAAATGGAAAGCAAGAAATGGCTGATGCCGTTTTAAATCATTTAGGCGAATGGATTATCAATAATGTGTTTCAGTCTCTTTTGGATGATGATATTGAGCCTCAAATAAGATTAAAAAATGGGTTATCAGAAATTCGTACTTTGTATAATGACGGAAAAGAAACCTGCATTTTTCGGGCTCTATCTATGCAAACAGGTATTGAACTATTTGAGGAACAAATAAAAAAGGGAATGAACGAATGGCTTTCCACTTTTAAGGAAATTGGAATGGCGTTTCAGTTAAATCACAAAGAAGCAGAACAAAAAGCTTTACAAGTGTTAATTGAAATTCAAGGTAGTTTAATAGTGACTAAAGGAATAGGAGATATTTCAATTTTCGAAAACACGATAAAAAATATTGAGCACAAATATATTAATGAATAAAAATTTATTTATAAATTTTACCGAATGTTCGGTAATAAAATTTCAATCATGAAAAAATACCCACTACCACCTTTCAACAAAGAAACAGCTGAACAAAAAGTTCAAATGGCGGAAGACGCATGGAATAGCAAAGACCCTATAACTGTGTCTATGGCATATACTGAAGATACAGAATGGCGTAATCGAAATCAATTTATTAATGGCCGGCAAGAAGTACAAGAATTTTTAAAAAACAAGTGGCAAAATGAATTAGACTACAAACTTCAAAAAGAGTTATGGGCTTTTATCGATAATAAAATTGCCGTAAGATTTGAATACGAGTATAAAAACAAAGATGGTATATGGTATAGGGCTTATGGTAATGAAAATTGGGAATTTGATGAAAACGGATTAATGCAAAAGCGCTACGCAAGCATTAACGACCTAGAAATAAAAGAATCTGAACGAAAACTTTAAATACATATTACAATGAAAAAATTTAAACTTATTTATCTATTTACCTTGATGCTAATAATATCCTGTAAAGAAAAACCGAGCACATTAAAGGACGAAAACGCACACTCAAACCAAAAGCAAACAAATCCAGTTTACTACAAAACATTAAGTGTTGATGGTGTTAAAGTAGCTTATAGAGAAGCTGGAGATAGTAAAAACCCAACATTAGTTCTTCTGCATGGCTTTCCATCGTCTTCTCATCAATATAGAAAAGTATTGAATCAGCTTTCTAATGAGTTTCATCTAATAGCACCAGATTATCCTGGTTTTGGAAATAGTGATTTTCCTTCTGCAAAAGATTATGAATATACTTTTGACAATATTGCTGAAACCATAAATTCGTTTTTAGAATTAAAAGAAATCAATGCCTATGCCTTAATGATTCAGGATTATGGTGCGCCAATAGGTTTTAGGATAGCTACCGCATATCCAGAAAGAGTAACTGCCATTATTAATCAAAATGGTAATGCCTATGAAGAAGGACTTGGAGAAGCTTGGAAGGGCATTAGAGATTTTTGGGCCAATAGAAATGAGCAAACAGAAAATGCACTGTTGCCAGTTTTCTCTTTAGAAAGCTTAAAATGGCAATATACACATGGTACCAGAAACCCTGAAAATGTAAATCCTGACACATGGCATTTGGATTATTTAAGACTATCTAGACCCAACGCTCATGCTGTAAACTTTGATTTGTTCTATGATTACCAAAACAACTTAAAATTATATCCAAAATGGCAACAGTATTTAAGAGATAATCAACCACCTCTATTGATTGTTTGGGGCAAGAACGATGCATTCTTTCCCGAAAGTGGTGCAGAAGCTTTTAAACAAGATGTAAAAAATATAGATTATAATATTTATAATACGGGACATTTTGCTTTAGAAGAAGATGGAAATGAAATTATCAATAAAATAAGAACATTCATGAAGAAAGTATCAAAATAGCCAGTTGCTAATAACGTGTATAAGTAATAGCGATTTGAGTTCAAACTCAGGTCGCTATTCTATTTTGTTTTGTAAATTACTTTCCAAAAAGTAGCACATATAAAGTCGCTACAACTCATATACAAATACGTTGCCAGCAATTTGAAAAAACCTTTGGACTAATAGAAAAATTTGAAAAACAGGACAAGTATAAATAAATACCATCGACTTCCTATTCTTGACGGATTAGAATTGCTAAATGCAAAATCTTGTACATTTGATTTCCCGTTTCACTCTCACGACACATTCAATATTTCATTAATTCTAAAAAACACTTTTAATACTAAACTTACAGATAGATTTTTAAAAGCACCTGTTGGAACAATTTGCATTACTAATGCTAAAGAGGTTCACGCTACCCCTTGCGACAATCTTATTGGGAATTCATTTTTTACATTCTATATCTCACCGGACGTAATTAAAAAACTAAACAATGGTCAAGATGTGTTCTTTAATGATAACATCATATATGAACAGAACATATTTAATGAACTTTATCTTTTATCACTTAACTTCAACAAAAGCGATATTCAGTTTGAAAAAAGACTAAAATCAACATTAACCACATTGATTTCAAAATATTCATGCAACAAGGAAAATAGCTACGAAACAAAACAACTTTTTCAAAATTTTATCGATGATACATCTTTTGATACTTTCTCATTAAGCAAAACAGCTTCGCAATTTGGAATAAGTAAATACAAATTCATACGATTGTTCAAGCAAGAAACAGGACTTACACCTAATAACTTTATGCTTCTAAAAAAAATTGAGCAAAGTAAAAAAATGTTGAAAAAAGGACATCCAATATTTGATGTTGCTATCGATTGTGGGTTTTACGACAATTCTCATTTCTATAAAAACTTTAAGCGATTCATTGGAGTTAATCCATTGGAATTTCAGAATGCTTTTTTCGCTGTTTAATGCAATATTTTACAATTAAAACGAATTTTAAATCTTCATTTTTGCTTACAGTAAAACCAAGAAAATGAAAATTTATCTTTCAATACTATTTGCACTAATATCTACCATTATATTCTCACAAAAAAAGGAATATGGGATTGGAGATTTAGAAAACAAACTCGATTCTTTAATTATAAAGACAATGGAATCCGAACATATTCCAGGAGCTTCCTTTATCATCGTAAAAGATGGAAAAACCTTACTCAAAAAAGGTTATGGATATACAACTTTAGACAAAAATGCAAAAACTGTTAATCCTGATTCTACAATTTTCAGAATTGGTTCAATAACCAAGACATTTACCATAACAGCACTTCTTCAACTCAAAGACAAAAACTTAATTGACATACATAAAGATGTCAACCAGTATTTGAAATCTGTAAAAGTTCCAACTACATATAGCGAACCTGTTACAGCTTCACACCTAATGACGCATAGTGCTGGGTTTGATGAATTAAGAGGCAGAGTTGTTTATGAAAAAGACCAACAAATATCATTAGAAACTTTTCTCGATGGTAAATTGATACGATTAAGGAAACCTGGAATTGTTTCTGCTTATTCTACTTTCGGAATTGCACTTGCAGGATTGTTGGTAGAAGATATTAGTGGACTATCTCTTGAAGAATATATGAAAAAGAACATTTGGCAACCTCTAGGTATGTCAATGACGAGTATAGAATTGCCAAAACATCAAAACAACAATTTATCAATAGGTTATGAATATGAAAATGGAATCAACGTGCCACAGCCTTGGGAATGGTACCATACTTTTCCTGCTTCCTCAATTAATAGTACTACCGCAGATATGGGAAAGTATCTGCAAATGCATCTTAATCTTGGTAAATTAAATAACACTAAAATTTTGAATACAGAAACAGCTTTGTCTATGCAAACACAACAACTCTCTGTAAATTCAGAAGTTTACGGTTTTGGATATGGTTTCTACGAAAAAAATCAATTTGGACTAAAAGCATATAATCACGGAGGGGATATGTTGGGATATAGCTCATTTATCACATTAGTTCCCGAAATCAATTTAGGTATTTTTGTCGTTCATCATCACGAGAATACAAATTTGAGAGCCAAGGTTGTATCACAAGTTTTAGAGCATTTTGGCACTAATGATGTAATCAATACCAATCCTGAAAGAATGCATAGCTATGTTTCCGATTTTGCAGGTACTTATAAATGGATGTCCAACTGCTATACTTGCCCAGATAGTGACCAACAACCAACTTATGAAATTACTGCAAATGATGACAATACGCTTTCAGGTTTTGGTAGAAAATTTTATCAAGTAGAACCATTATTATTCAAAAGTTACGATGGAAAAAGGATTATGGGGTTTTTACAAAATGAAAACGGGAAAATTAAATATATGTCTTTGGGAAATGTGAACGCATTTGAGAAAATGGAATAAAAACTGTTGACAACAATGTATATAAAACATAGCTATTTAAGGTTTTTCGAAAGGCTTGTGCGTATTTGCTAAGTCCGCCAAATTTTTAAATTTGGCTTTTAGAAAAAAGATAAAAATTCGGCTCGGTGTTAACCCAAAAAGTAAGTGCTCATTTATACGCTACATTTCATATACTAACCGCTAGCAATCATTATGATGAACCTATCTGATAAACCGAAAATTGCAGTTAACAAAATGGATACTGAAAAAATCTTAAACAAGATTGGAGAAATTTATTCGTCATTAACTCATGAATGTCAGCAGGAGTTCATTGCCAATTCAAAACTCAATACTTACAAAAAAGGAGATACTGTAGTTCGAGAAGGACAATACTCTAAAAAAGCCTATTTGATTATACAAGGTTGTGCCAGAGCTTATTATTTAAAAGGCGGAAAAGATATTTCTGACTGGTTTACTTTTGAAAACCAGTTTATGGCTTCAATTATTAGTTTTTTTAGCTGTCAACCAAGTCCACATTATGTTGAATTTGTAGAAGATTCAACAGTCTTGGAATTTTCTAAAGATACTGTTGATATGCTTTCAAAAAAACATCATGATTTTGAACGGTTTATCAGTAAAGTAGTCATTGAAACCATGTTAGGGCTTTGTGAAAGGTTACATACCATTCAATTTGCAAAAGCAGATGAAAGGTATAAACAATTGATCACTATTTATCCTGATATTTCTCAAAGAATTTCGCTCACACATATTGCTTCTTATCTGGGAATAACCCTTGAGACTTTGAGTAGAATAAGAAACCCTAAAATACGAATTTGATATATATCAAATGGGAACGCTTCCACTTACATCATCTTTGCAAAAAGATGTAAAAAATGGAAGAAAACGATATACAACTAACATCAATTTGGGGTAAATGGTGGGAGCCCATCAGAAAATGGTTTTATCCAATTTGGTTACTCTATGAACTCTCAATTCGCTTTAACGATTACGCATTGGCCGTCCATCAATATATAATGGTACAGCAAAACTATTTGGGAGAAATAACTATACAAATCTTTGCTGTATTTTTTGGCATTGTTACTTTCATTATTTGCACATCCTATTTGACAGTTCCTACTTGTCTTACTTTGTACAAGTTCTTTACAAAAAACGATTCAACGAGCACCAGATTTGAACAGAAAACAAAAAAGTATTTCTAATTTATACCTACCCAATATACTTCATATAAAACAATAAGCATGAAAGTGATTTCAGAAAATATTCCAACTAAAAGTTTAATTAATTC
The nucleotide sequence above comes from Flagellimonas sp. HMM57. Encoded proteins:
- a CDS encoding Crp/Fnr family transcriptional regulator; its protein translation is MMNLSDKPKIAVNKMDTEKILNKIGEIYSSLTHECQQEFIANSKLNTYKKGDTVVREGQYSKKAYLIIQGCARAYYLKGGKDISDWFTFENQFMASIISFFSCQPSPHYVEFVEDSTVLEFSKDTVDMLSKKHHDFERFISKVVIETMLGLCERLHTIQFAKADERYKQLITIYPDISQRISLTHIASYLGITLETLSRIRNPKIRI